Below is a window of Candidatus Deferrimicrobium sp. DNA.
TCCGCATCAGAATCCCTTACCTCATCGTCGTCGTCGAGCATCCGGTGCTTGGGGCGCTCCACGTCGTCGTACTGATCGCTCTTCACCGCCCACAGGAAGAGGAGCCAGGCGGCGAATCCCAGCGCCAGCGATACGAGGATGAGCAGGAGCGTCGTCCCCATGGTCACCTTCCTCCTTTCCGGAGGCGGAGCGAGTTCCCAACGACAAGCAGTGAACTTCCGGCCATGAAGGCCGCGGCGGCGATCGGGTGGAGCTTCCCTGCGACCG
It encodes the following:
- the ccoS gene encoding cbb3-type cytochrome oxidase assembly protein CcoS, whose protein sequence is MGTTLLLILVSLALGFAAWLLFLWAVKSDQYDDVERPKHRMLDDDDEVRDSDAESRGGKERTDESRRV